One Alkalicoccus halolimnae DNA segment encodes these proteins:
- a CDS encoding metal ABC transporter permease, with product MERGILAGLLIGFISPLIGSFLLVRRMTIISEGLSHVTLTGITAGVLLMQTTTIFAALNPLYMGFLFSLGGSLLIEKLRQAYKNFQELAVPIILSAGVGLSALMISIAETGYTEWYGYLFGSIITVSLNDLFFILLTGIISLIIILLFYKELLSISFDQEFASTSGISVKKINFVFSLLIALVISMSMKIVGILLVGALITLPVAAAILFAKSFRHVLILGIIFGEASVIGGIVSSYYFNVATGGMIVVTGITILLASAAVKKLQENRRGNTEEGIS from the coding sequence TTGGAAAGAGGAATTCTGGCAGGTTTATTAATTGGATTTATCAGTCCGCTGATCGGCTCCTTCCTGCTGGTGCGGAGGATGACTATAATTTCCGAGGGTCTTTCCCACGTTACATTGACGGGTATTACAGCTGGAGTTCTGCTGATGCAGACGACTACTATATTTGCTGCATTAAATCCTCTCTATATGGGCTTTTTATTTTCGCTCGGCGGATCTCTTCTGATTGAAAAGCTGCGTCAGGCTTATAAAAATTTTCAGGAGCTTGCTGTTCCAATTATTTTGTCCGCCGGAGTAGGTTTGAGCGCACTGATGATAAGTATTGCAGAGACTGGATATACTGAATGGTACGGCTATTTGTTTGGAAGTATAATTACCGTTTCGCTGAATGATCTGTTTTTCATCTTGTTAACAGGCATCATCAGCCTTATTATAATTCTGCTTTTCTACAAAGAACTATTGTCTATTTCTTTTGATCAGGAATTTGCTTCGACGTCTGGAATATCGGTTAAAAAAATCAATTTTGTATTTTCTTTATTAATAGCACTGGTAATCTCCATGTCGATGAAAATAGTAGGAATACTGCTGGTTGGAGCATTGATTACGCTTCCCGTGGCAGCAGCCATCCTATTTGCAAAAAGTTTCCGTCACGTGCTTATACTTGGTATTATATTTGGAGAGGCATCTGTAATTGGAGGAATTGTTTCTTCCTACTATTTTAATGTAGCAACCGGCGGAATGATTGTGGTTACCGGGATAACGATTTTACTGGCATCAGCAGCAGTGAAAAAGCTGCAGGAAAACCGAAGAGGCAATACAGAGGAGGGAATTTCATGA
- a CDS encoding Fur family transcriptional regulator, with translation MNVQEAMQRLKDKGYKYTDKRQDMLQLFSDESRYLAAKDVLEAMQKEHDGMSFDTIYRNLSLFTDLGILEGTELNGEKRFRFSCSVDEHHHHVICLDCGKTKHIHHCPMDDEPVRSSGFEVVGHKFEIYGYCEECKAPAAQ, from the coding sequence ATGAACGTACAGGAGGCAATGCAGCGTCTGAAAGATAAAGGCTACAAATATACGGATAAACGTCAGGATATGCTTCAGCTGTTTTCGGATGAAAGTCGTTATCTTGCAGCTAAGGATGTGCTGGAAGCGATGCAGAAAGAACATGACGGGATGAGTTTTGATACAATTTACAGAAATTTATCCCTGTTTACGGATCTGGGAATTTTAGAAGGGACAGAATTAAATGGAGAGAAACGGTTTCGTTTTTCCTGCTCGGTCGACGAACATCATCACCATGTGATCTGTCTTGACTGTGGGAAAACTAAGCATATACACCATTGTCCAATGGATGATGAACCGGTCCGTTCCAGCGGTTTCGAAGTGGTAGGGCATAAATTCGAAATATACGGCTACTGCGAAGAATGCAAAGCGCCAGCTGCACAGTGA
- a CDS encoding 5' nucleotidase, NT5C type, with protein MAKYRFGIDIDGTVTDPATFIPHLNEHFDKNLTLEDIVDYDLTKALEITEKEFWTWMQKHESMLYRKSIPAENAREILHKWTNQYELFYISARPDHLFHITQDWFHKLEVPYDHIELLGQHNKLEAVKEHKVDLFFEDKHDNAVNIAETFHIPVILMETPYNQMTVPENVYRAKNWLHAEHIVENIFVPSPTTK; from the coding sequence ATGGCGAAATATCGATTTGGGATTGATATTGACGGCACTGTAACAGATCCAGCAACATTTATCCCGCACTTAAATGAACATTTCGATAAAAATTTAACGCTTGAAGATATTGTTGATTATGACCTGACCAAAGCCCTGGAAATAACAGAAAAAGAATTCTGGACATGGATGCAGAAACACGAATCGATGCTTTACCGTAAATCTATTCCCGCTGAAAATGCTCGTGAGATTCTTCATAAGTGGACAAACCAATATGAATTATTTTATATCAGTGCAAGACCGGACCATCTATTTCATATTACCCAGGATTGGTTTCACAAATTAGAAGTACCTTATGACCATATTGAACTTCTCGGACAGCATAATAAACTGGAAGCCGTTAAAGAGCATAAAGTTGATTTATTTTTTGAAGATAAACACGATAATGCGGTTAACATTGCCGAAACCTTTCATATTCCGGTTATATTAATGGAAACTCCCTATAACCAGATGACAGTTCCCGAAAATGTTTACCGCGCTAAAAACTGGCTTCACGCAGAACATATTGTTGAAAATATTTTTGTGCCTTCTCCGACTACAAAGTAG
- the ispG gene encoding flavodoxin-dependent (E)-4-hydroxy-3-methylbut-2-enyl-diphosphate synthase — translation MTQFTHRKDTRPVKVGPLTIGGSDEVIMQSMTMSKTHDVEATVAEILRLEEAGCQIVRVACPNMEDAEAIPEIKKRINIPLVVDIHFDYKMALKAIEGGADKIRINPGNIGRKEKVEAVVNAAKAKGIPIRIGVNAGSLEKRILDKYGYPTADGMVESALHHIKILEDLGFYDIIVSMKASDVHLAIEAYEKAAEAFDYPLHLGITESGTLFAGTVKSSAGLGVLLQKGIGNTMRISLSADPVEEIKVQKELLKSFGLAANAATLVSCPTCGRIEIDLISIANEVEEYLQNIHAPIKVSVLGCAVNGPGEAKEADIGIAGARGEGLLFMKGKTIRKVPEETMVEELKIEIDKLAEAHYEKERLAKEKEQEQKA, via the coding sequence ATGACCCAGTTTACACACAGGAAAGACACTCGGCCGGTTAAAGTCGGACCGTTGACAATCGGCGGAAGTGACGAAGTAATTATGCAGAGTATGACAATGTCAAAAACTCACGATGTAGAAGCTACTGTAGCAGAAATTCTCCGTTTGGAAGAAGCAGGCTGTCAGATTGTCCGCGTAGCATGTCCGAATATGGAAGATGCAGAGGCCATACCGGAGATAAAGAAAAGAATTAATATCCCACTCGTTGTAGATATTCATTTTGACTATAAGATGGCACTTAAAGCTATCGAAGGCGGCGCGGATAAAATCCGTATTAACCCTGGTAATATCGGCAGAAAAGAAAAAGTGGAAGCCGTCGTCAATGCAGCAAAGGCAAAGGGCATTCCGATTCGAATCGGGGTAAATGCAGGCTCTCTTGAAAAACGTATCCTTGATAAGTACGGGTACCCTACAGCTGACGGAATGGTTGAAAGTGCGCTCCATCATATAAAGATTCTTGAAGATCTCGGTTTTTACGATATTATCGTATCCATGAAAGCATCTGATGTGCACCTTGCTATTGAAGCTTACGAAAAAGCAGCAGAAGCATTTGATTACCCTCTCCATCTCGGAATTACCGAGTCGGGTACGTTGTTTGCCGGAACAGTGAAAAGTTCAGCCGGTCTGGGAGTTCTTCTTCAAAAAGGTATCGGTAACACGATGCGCATTTCATTAAGCGCTGACCCTGTTGAAGAGATTAAAGTTCAAAAAGAACTGCTGAAAAGCTTTGGTCTTGCAGCTAACGCCGCAACACTTGTTTCCTGTCCAACATGCGGCAGAATTGAAATCGATCTGATCAGCATTGCCAATGAAGTAGAAGAATATTTACAGAATATCCATGCACCGATTAAAGTTTCTGTATTAGGCTGTGCGGTAAACGGTCCTGGTGAAGCTAAAGAGGCCGATATAGGTATTGCCGGAGCTCGCGGCGAAGGCCTCCTCTTTATGAAGGGTAAAACCATCCGTAAAGTGCCTGAAGAAACAATGGTGGAAGAACTGAAAATTGAAATTGATAAACTGGCAGAAGCTCACTATGAAAAAGAACGGCTTGCTAAAGAAAAGGAACAGGAACAAAAAGCATAA
- a CDS encoding DUF1002 domain-containing protein, which translates to MYQSIKVGLIAFTAWFAFASTAGADAMTGEEIITLGEDLNPQQQEELLSEMGASEEETTIISVTNEEEHKYLGDHIDASVIGTKALSSSKITMKESGSGINVETNRITWVSEGMYANALITAGIEDADIYVTAPFDVSGTGALTGLIKAYEESTEESIPEEQKQTANEELVKTAELGEEYGMEDAAELMARVKEAIAEENIETEEDLRALIQRVAEELDMNITDEELESLVSLFDRIKGLNIDWDQVKNQLGDISDNISGFVESEEGQSMLQSMINFFHSLLDIVSGWFESDTASTK; encoded by the coding sequence ATGTACCAGTCTATTAAAGTAGGATTAATCGCATTTACGGCATGGTTTGCTTTTGCTTCAACAGCGGGCGCGGATGCTATGACGGGAGAAGAAATTATTACGCTGGGAGAAGATTTAAATCCACAGCAGCAGGAAGAACTGTTAAGTGAAATGGGAGCTTCAGAAGAAGAGACAACAATTATTTCTGTAACGAACGAGGAAGAGCATAAATACTTAGGCGATCATATAGATGCTTCCGTTATCGGTACTAAAGCTCTTTCTTCCTCGAAAATAACGATGAAAGAAAGTGGTTCAGGAATCAATGTAGAAACAAACCGTATTACGTGGGTATCGGAAGGCATGTATGCCAATGCTTTAATCACGGCAGGAATAGAGGACGCTGATATTTATGTGACAGCTCCTTTTGATGTGTCCGGCACAGGAGCTTTGACTGGTTTAATTAAGGCATACGAAGAAAGTACAGAGGAAAGTATTCCCGAAGAGCAGAAACAGACAGCGAACGAAGAACTGGTGAAAACCGCAGAGCTGGGTGAAGAGTATGGAATGGAAGATGCTGCCGAGCTGATGGCCCGGGTAAAAGAAGCAATAGCAGAAGAGAATATCGAAACAGAAGAAGATCTTCGTGCTCTGATTCAAAGAGTGGCAGAGGAACTTGATATGAATATAACAGATGAGGAACTGGAAAGTCTGGTTTCATTGTTTGACAGAATTAAGGGGTTAAATATTGACTGGGATCAAGTGAAAAATCAGCTTGGTGACATTAGTGATAACATAAGTGGTTTTGTTGAAAGTGAGGAAGGACAAAGCATGCTTCAGTCAATGATTAACTTTTTCCATTCTTTGCTCGACATAGTTTCGGGCTGGTTTGAATCCGACACTGCTTCAACGAAATAA
- a CDS encoding NfeD family protein, with the protein MGLLDMSVIGFFVVFIATLFIFGEIMVKAKGLFAVIGIVLMTLYFSYHLTPGDSMWVVVLYVLGLILIIFDGKVTTDGTIAGIGVLLMILGLALPAPSFTYGLLVGMAFVAAAPVSFLFTKVFSSRTMWDKMLLKDRLTDEEGYSSMNTSYKELIGKEGTAKTPFRPTGTVEIEGKFYSATTDNFWLEEEKKVKVVSADGTRIVVSPLEEAEKAEKAEEIHQS; encoded by the coding sequence ATGGGATTATTAGATATGTCCGTAATAGGGTTTTTCGTAGTTTTCATTGCTACATTATTCATTTTTGGTGAAATAATGGTAAAAGCGAAAGGACTTTTTGCAGTTATCGGCATCGTTCTTATGACTTTGTACTTCTCCTACCATTTGACTCCCGGGGACAGTATGTGGGTTGTCGTTCTTTATGTACTAGGACTGATCTTAATAATTTTTGATGGAAAAGTTACGACTGACGGAACGATAGCAGGAATAGGTGTATTACTTATGATTTTAGGACTTGCACTTCCTGCACCTTCCTTCACTTACGGCCTTCTGGTAGGTATGGCTTTTGTTGCCGCGGCACCGGTTTCCTTTCTGTTCACGAAAGTTTTTTCATCCAGAACCATGTGGGATAAAATGCTGTTAAAAGACAGGTTGACAGATGAGGAAGGTTACAGCTCGATGAATACGTCCTATAAAGAACTCATAGGAAAAGAAGGCACTGCTAAAACTCCTTTCAGACCTACAGGAACAGTTGAAATAGAAGGTAAATTTTACAGTGCAACAACTGATAATTTCTGGCTCGAAGAAGAAAAGAAAGTGAAAGTCGTATCAGCTGACGGGACAAGAATCGTTGTCAGTCCATTAGAGGAAGCAGAGAAAGCGGAAAAGGCTGAAGAGATCCATCAGTCATAA
- a CDS encoding helix-turn-helix domain-containing protein, with product MSIGDLIRYERKRKGWTLSQLSRRTGVSKSYLSYLERNQKKNPSITIVKRLFTVLDIPMDKVMDEDEDEEKGRIHS from the coding sequence ATGAGCATAGGAGATTTAATTCGTTACGAAAGAAAAAGAAAAGGCTGGACACTATCGCAGTTGTCAAGACGAACAGGCGTCTCAAAATCTTATTTAAGCTACCTGGAAAGAAATCAAAAGAAAAATCCGTCCATCACTATAGTTAAACGCCTGTTTACCGTTCTTGATATTCCTATGGACAAAGTGATGGATGAGGATGAGGACGAGGAGAAAGGCAGGATTCATTCATAA
- a CDS encoding helix-turn-helix domain-containing protein, giving the protein MIGARVREYRKARGLTMSELADRAGVAKSYLSAIERDLQSNPSIQFLEKIASVLDVNMNALLKDASAEDEAAALDDEWQQLISEAMNSGVSKEEFRDFLEYNKWKMKQK; this is encoded by the coding sequence ATGATTGGAGCAAGAGTCCGGGAATACAGAAAAGCCAGAGGATTGACTATGAGTGAACTCGCCGATCGGGCCGGAGTCGCTAAATCTTATCTCAGCGCGATCGAAAGAGACCTGCAGTCCAATCCCTCCATTCAATTTCTGGAAAAAATCGCATCTGTGCTCGATGTAAATATGAATGCTCTTTTAAAAGATGCTTCAGCAGAAGATGAAGCCGCAGCGCTGGACGATGAATGGCAGCAGCTGATATCTGAAGCAATGAATTCAGGAGTATCCAAAGAAGAATTCCGTGATTTTCTGGAATATAATAAATGGAAAATGAAACAGAAATAA
- a CDS encoding DUF1189 domain-containing protein has product MNIFQQFIKSLYSPETIAKFRMAKIGRAILYVFLLMFIASIPMFISLAISINALFNAGDQYLDEIPEFEINNGVLESELEEPYINDEEDMTLVFDSTGEVSPGDLDGYGNVIALLDREVIFVTGGESNRITYQDAGLDVTKDEIDSFYTTLDDLSALIVIIVLAGFYLFNTALKFIGIFVLSVIGILLKRKTADHLRYRHLWVLSAFTVTMPTILFSYLEGFGLIIPFSFILYWIIAIVMMNLVLRNVPKPKQPQEPKQL; this is encoded by the coding sequence ATGAATATTTTCCAGCAGTTTATTAAAAGTCTTTATTCGCCTGAAACGATTGCAAAGTTTCGAATGGCGAAAATCGGCCGGGCTATTTTGTACGTTTTCTTATTAATGTTTATAGCTTCTATACCTATGTTTATCTCCCTGGCAATATCTATCAACGCTTTATTTAACGCTGGAGATCAATACTTGGACGAGATTCCTGAGTTTGAAATTAACAACGGGGTACTCGAATCCGAATTGGAAGAACCTTACATTAATGACGAAGAAGATATGACCCTCGTCTTCGATTCCACAGGAGAAGTCAGCCCCGGGGATCTGGACGGCTATGGGAACGTAATTGCCCTCCTTGACCGGGAAGTAATTTTCGTAACTGGAGGAGAAAGTAACCGCATCACTTACCAGGACGCCGGGCTGGACGTAACAAAAGATGAAATTGACAGTTTTTACACTACATTGGATGATCTGTCCGCTCTAATTGTAATCATTGTTCTCGCCGGTTTTTATTTATTTAATACCGCTTTGAAATTTATTGGCATTTTTGTTCTTTCGGTAATTGGTATCTTATTAAAACGTAAAACTGCGGATCATCTGCGCTATCGTCACCTATGGGTGCTGTCTGCATTTACGGTTACAATGCCGACCATATTATTCTCTTATCTCGAAGGATTTGGACTTATCATTCCTTTCTCCTTTATCCTTTACTGGATAATTGCTATCGTAATGATGAACCTGGTACTAAGAAATGTACCTAAGCCTAAACAGCCTCAGGAGCCTAAACAATTGTAA
- a CDS encoding Na/Pi cotransporter family protein: MAVRDIIFLFLGGLGIFLFGIKFLGDGLQKVAGDKLREILDKFTSNPLMGVLAGIIVTILLQTSTGTTVLAIGLVNAGFMTLRQSIGVIMGANIGTTVTAFIIGLDISEYSLPIIAVGTFLIFFFKNKKINNYGQVFFGFGALFYGLELMGEGMYPLRELEAFADLTVSMSSNPILGVLIGTIFTVTVQSSSAAIGLLQQLFSQGTMELAAALPVLFGDNIGTTITAVLASLGASIAAKRAAMTHVIFNVVGTILVLIVIQPYISMISSIQNSLGLNPEMTIAFAHGIFNISNVLIQLPFIGVLALIVTKLVPGKEQIIEYKAQHLDPNLINQSSSIALGQAKKETLRMAELSSQGLEEAVSYVKNSQKRHAELTYQFEEAINNLDRKITDYLTRISTNSLSAPDSRLHSVLMDTVRDIERVGDHMENIVELKDYQIANKVKLSESAMEDLDQMFQLTLATLKQAVESLENDDEVAARAAILKEEEIDKMERKLRKKHIMRLNEGLCDGSAGIVFVDMISNLERIGDHSVNIAEAVLEE, from the coding sequence ATGGCAGTAAGAGATATTATATTTTTGTTTTTGGGTGGCCTGGGTATTTTTCTATTTGGAATTAAATTTTTAGGAGACGGGCTGCAGAAAGTTGCAGGAGATAAACTGCGCGAAATATTGGATAAATTTACAAGTAATCCACTTATGGGTGTACTGGCTGGAATTATCGTTACAATTCTTCTGCAGACCAGTACGGGAACAACGGTTCTTGCGATTGGATTAGTTAACGCCGGATTCATGACACTGCGTCAATCCATCGGTGTTATTATGGGAGCGAATATCGGTACCACGGTAACTGCTTTTATTATAGGACTGGATATATCTGAATATTCTCTTCCAATTATTGCAGTTGGTACATTTTTGATTTTCTTTTTTAAAAATAAAAAAATTAATAATTATGGACAAGTATTTTTCGGTTTCGGAGCTTTGTTTTATGGACTGGAGTTAATGGGGGAGGGAATGTATCCTCTCCGTGAATTGGAAGCTTTTGCAGACTTGACAGTCAGCATGAGCAGTAATCCAATTCTTGGAGTTCTCATTGGTACTATATTTACAGTTACGGTTCAGAGTTCTTCAGCTGCAATAGGGCTTCTGCAACAGCTCTTTTCTCAAGGTACTATGGAATTAGCGGCGGCTCTCCCTGTTTTATTTGGTGATAACATCGGTACAACCATTACAGCAGTACTGGCATCACTTGGTGCCTCAATTGCAGCAAAAAGAGCAGCGATGACGCATGTTATATTTAATGTCGTAGGTACAATTCTGGTGCTGATAGTAATTCAACCGTATATTTCGATGATTTCATCGATACAAAATTCTTTAGGACTTAACCCAGAAATGACTATTGCATTTGCTCATGGTATCTTTAATATTTCGAACGTATTAATTCAACTGCCTTTCATCGGCGTACTGGCTTTAATTGTTACGAAACTGGTGCCTGGTAAAGAGCAGATTATTGAATACAAAGCACAGCATCTTGATCCTAATCTCATCAATCAGTCCTCTTCCATTGCACTTGGTCAGGCAAAGAAAGAAACATTGCGTATGGCTGAACTTTCTTCCCAGGGGCTGGAGGAAGCCGTATCATATGTTAAAAACAGTCAAAAAAGACACGCCGAATTAACGTATCAATTTGAAGAAGCTATTAACAATCTGGACAGAAAAATAACGGATTATCTGACTCGTATTTCCACGAACTCACTCTCTGCTCCGGATTCAAGGCTTCATTCAGTTCTGATGGATACGGTGCGCGATATTGAACGAGTCGGCGACCATATGGAAAACATCGTAGAATTAAAAGATTATCAAATTGCAAACAAAGTTAAATTATCTGAATCTGCTATGGAAGATCTTGATCAAATGTTTCAACTGACACTGGCCACACTTAAACAAGCTGTTGAGTCATTGGAAAATGACGATGAAGTGGCAGCAAGAGCAGCTATTTTAAAAGAAGAAGAAATTGATAAAATGGAGAGAAAACTGAGGAAGAAACACATCATGCGCTTGAACGAAGGATTGTGTGATGGATCAGCAGGAATTGTTTTTGTAGATATGATAAGTAACCTTGAAAGAATAGGAGATCACTCTGTTAACATTGCAGAGGCCGTTTTAGAAGAGTAA
- a CDS encoding iron-sulfur cluster biosynthesis family protein yields the protein MQVEITERAVEELQMRKILKEGSVLFISHETEGLGCVVNGVSDLVAVQKSSLPPTAVFLDTKPESWSVAIDKKVDWIYDESLKIDFNDTASSFQLKSPNQMLNPRMTLREEAEV from the coding sequence ATGCAAGTCGAAATTACTGAAAGAGCAGTTGAAGAATTACAGATGAGAAAAATATTAAAAGAAGGCAGTGTTCTGTTCATAAGTCATGAAACAGAGGGTCTAGGCTGCGTAGTAAATGGTGTCAGCGATCTGGTAGCTGTGCAAAAGTCATCTCTTCCTCCAACAGCCGTTTTTCTTGACACTAAACCGGAGTCCTGGAGTGTGGCGATTGATAAAAAGGTGGACTGGATCTATGATGAAAGTTTGAAAATTGACTTTAACGATACCGCTTCTTCTTTTCAGCTGAAAAGTCCGAATCAAATGCTGAATCCACGAATGACCCTTCGTGAAGAAGCAGAGGTTTAA
- a CDS encoding superoxide dismutase encodes MAFTLPDLPYAHDALEPHIDEETMKIHHGKHHNTYVTKLNAALEGHSDLQNKSIEELLTDLNSLPENVKGPVRNNGGGHYNHTIFWQLMSPNGGGTPEGELAGAINSTFGSFDEFKEEFKNAALGRFGSGWAWLVVNNGSLEIMSTPNQDTPISEGKTPVLGVDVWEHAYYLKYQNKRPDYVEAFFNVVNWNEVAKRFSEAK; translated from the coding sequence ATGGCATTTACACTACCAGATTTACCTTACGCTCACGATGCACTCGAGCCTCACATCGATGAGGAAACAATGAAGATTCATCACGGCAAACACCATAATACGTATGTGACGAAGTTGAATGCTGCTTTGGAAGGTCACTCAGACCTCCAGAACAAAAGCATTGAAGAACTTCTTACAGATCTTAACTCGCTTCCTGAAAATGTGAAGGGACCCGTACGTAATAACGGCGGGGGTCACTACAATCATACTATTTTCTGGCAGCTTATGTCTCCAAACGGCGGCGGTACTCCTGAAGGTGAACTAGCAGGAGCTATCAACAGCACGTTTGGCAGTTTCGATGAGTTTAAGGAAGAATTCAAAAATGCTGCACTTGGACGATTCGGTTCAGGGTGGGCATGGCTCGTAGTAAACAATGGCAGTCTTGAAATTATGAGTACACCTAATCAGGATACGCCGATCAGCGAAGGGAAAACCCCTGTACTGGGCGTTGACGTTTGGGAGCACGCTTATTATCTTAAGTATCAAAATAAGCGTCCTGACTACGTTGAAGCCTTTTTCAACGTAGTAAATTGGAACGAAGTAGCTAAACGCTTTTCAGAAGCAAAGTAA
- a CDS encoding peptidoglycan D,D-transpeptidase FtsI family protein, with product MSEKTVYKSHISTRLNILFFIVFLLFSALILRLGMVQIVQGEEFGQQVSREISVSEPVEAPRGHMYDRYGNLLVGNELMLTVTYTNRNHSQEQLLDTAERLNAYITLDTENAASSFERDRREFWALNNEEEFEEKLTLEEQNAQGMDDTEAHTARIEAITEEELTSLTEEDLQVFMIWREFNSGYNDVPHKVLRGVEYEEAAQITENIEKLPGVDIIRDAARQYMYGESLKSIFGEVGSIPRESLDRYIAEGYVRNEEVGTSYLESEYESVLRGRDGSLENFTDSSGQTIRSPEQTEGARGKDLKLTFDMELQQRVNQIIEETLEERAENFEGDPRAYVVMMEPDTGEILSMAGSDNELNPFISGYEVGSSMKAASVLAGHDTGALPPGETIVDRPIRIGNHTISSVNNLGVVDDITALERSSNIYMVQVAMRIIDYTPGVSGSNWGNYARGFDVLRSYYAQLGLGVETGIDLPNEFTGVNGGIPDNPGNLLFLAFGQFDTYTPLQLAQYISTIANDGVRISPRVVSEILEPDPGGEELGTISHQFSPQILNTIDVDEEYFNRIQEGLYRVVNGDQGTARNFFQYVDEDVAGKTGTAQVFVDGESANNQTFVGYAPFEDPEVSFSVVVPGTGNSSGDGGIANIIATRSLEAYYDLKEERSGPQEPEGGPETEDPDESNEEAEEEEQE from the coding sequence ATGAGTGAAAAAACTGTATACAAATCACATATTTCAACAAGGCTTAATATTTTATTTTTCATTGTCTTTTTATTATTTTCAGCCTTAATTCTCCGACTGGGTATGGTTCAAATTGTACAGGGGGAGGAATTCGGGCAGCAGGTCAGCAGAGAAATAAGTGTAAGTGAGCCTGTTGAAGCTCCCAGGGGGCATATGTACGACCGGTACGGAAATCTGCTGGTCGGCAACGAACTGATGCTTACCGTTACATATACGAACCGGAACCACTCTCAGGAGCAGCTGCTGGATACCGCTGAAAGGCTGAATGCCTATATCACCCTCGACACTGAAAATGCAGCATCGAGCTTTGAGCGCGACCGGAGAGAATTCTGGGCATTGAATAACGAAGAAGAATTCGAAGAAAAGCTGACTCTTGAAGAACAGAATGCTCAGGGAATGGACGATACAGAAGCTCACACTGCACGTATTGAAGCAATTACAGAAGAAGAACTGACTTCTTTAACTGAAGAAGATCTGCAGGTTTTCATGATATGGAGGGAGTTTAACAGTGGTTATAATGACGTCCCTCATAAAGTTCTGCGGGGAGTAGAATATGAAGAGGCTGCTCAGATTACTGAAAATATTGAAAAGCTGCCCGGGGTTGATATTATCAGGGATGCAGCACGCCAATATATGTATGGAGAAAGCCTTAAAAGTATATTTGGAGAAGTAGGATCGATTCCTAGAGAAAGCCTGGATCGTTATATAGCAGAAGGCTATGTGAGAAATGAAGAAGTGGGAACCAGCTATCTGGAAAGTGAATATGAATCGGTTCTTCGCGGGAGAGATGGTTCTCTGGAAAACTTTACTGATAGTTCCGGGCAGACTATTCGCAGCCCGGAACAGACGGAGGGTGCACGAGGAAAAGATTTAAAATTAACTTTTGATATGGAACTCCAGCAGCGTGTAAATCAAATTATTGAAGAAACCTTGGAAGAAAGGGCAGAGAATTTCGAAGGAGATCCCAGAGCTTACGTTGTAATGATGGAACCAGATACGGGTGAAATACTTTCAATGGCAGGCTCCGACAATGAGTTAAACCCCTTTATTTCAGGCTATGAAGTGGGTTCTTCCATGAAAGCCGCCAGTGTTCTGGCCGGGCATGATACCGGTGCTCTCCCCCCGGGGGAAACTATCGTTGACCGCCCCATTAGAATTGGTAATCATACCATCAGCTCTGTCAATAATCTCGGTGTTGTGGATGACATAACAGCGCTGGAGCGGTCTTCGAATATTTACATGGTTCAAGTAGCGATGAGAATTATCGATTACACTCCGGGGGTGTCAGGTTCCAATTGGGGAAATTATGCAAGAGGATTTGATGTTCTTCGTTCCTACTATGCACAGTTGGGTCTTGGAGTTGAAACTGGAATTGATCTTCCCAACGAATTTACCGGAGTTAACGGCGGGATACCTGATAATCCAGGTAATCTCCTCTTTTTAGCATTTGGTCAGTTTGATACGTATACACCGCTTCAGTTGGCACAGTATATTTCTACTATTGCAAATGACGGCGTTCGGATTTCTCCAAGAGTAGTCAGTGAAATTCTGGAACCGGACCCGGGTGGAGAAGAACTCGGTACGATTTCTCATCAATTTTCTCCACAGATTTTGAATACCATTGATGTGGATGAAGAGTATTTTAATCGAATTCAGGAAGGACTGTACCGTGTTGTAAATGGAGATCAGGGAACAGCAAGAAACTTCTTCCAATATGTAGACGAAGATGTGGCTGGTAAAACAGGAACCGCACAGGTGTTTGTTGATGGAGAATCAGCCAACAATCAAACGTTCGTCGGCTACGCGCCTTTTGAAGATCCCGAAGTATCGTTTTCTGTTGTAGTGCCGGGTACAGGTAATAGTTCAGGAGATGGAGGGATAGCTAATATTATTGCTACACGTTCCTTGGAAGCTTATTACGATTTAAAGGAAGAACGCAGCGGACCACAGGAACCGGAAGGCGGACCTGAAACAGAGGATCCAGACGAAAGCAATGAAGAAGCAGAGGAAGAAGAGCAGGAATAA